A stretch of DNA from Cellulomonas xiejunii:
TGCTCGGCTACCCGGTGGACGCCCCCGAGACCATCGCGACCGCCATCCGCATCGGCAACCCCGCCTCCTGGCAGCAGGCGGAGGAGGCGCGGGACGTCTCCGGCGGCGTCATCGAGTCGGTGACCGACGAGCAGATCCTCGCCGCGCACCGCGTGCTGTCCGCCGAGGTCGGGGTCTTCGTCGAGCCCGCGTCGGCGGCGGGTGTCGCCGGCCTGCTGTCGCGGGCCGAGCGCGGCCTGGTGCCCGCGGGCGCGCGGATCGTCGTGACGGTGACGGGTCACGGCCTGAAGGACCCGCAGTGGGCGCTGCGCACGGCGGACGGCAGCGAGGTGCAGCCGCAGCGCCTGTCGACCGACGTGGTGTCCATCGCTCACGCGCTCGGCCTGGGCTGAGACGTGCGTCTGCACGCCGCGCACGTCCGGGTCCGCGTCCCGGCGACGTCCGCCAACCTCGGCCCCGGCTTCGACGCTCTCGGCCTGGCCCTGGGCCTGCACGACGAGCTCGAGGTGCGTGCGCTCGGCACCGCCGACGTGCGCGTCGAGGTGCAGGGCGAGGGTGCCGGGGCCGTCCCCGACGACGAGACGCACCTGGTGGTGCGTGCGCTGCGCGTCGCGCTCGACCACGTCGGTGCGCCGCAGACCGGGCTGCACCTGGTGTGTCACAACCGGGTGCCGCACGGACGGGGCCTGGGGTCGTCGGCCGCTGCGGTCGTCGCCGGGATCCTGGCCGCACGGGGCCTGGTGGCCGAGCCCGAGGCGCTCGACGACGACGTGGCGCTCGCGCTCGCGACGCAGCTCGAGGGGCACCCGGACAACGCCGCCCCGGCACTGCTCGGCGGGTTGACCGTCGCGTGGACCGAGGACCCGGGCGCCGCGCCCGCGGCCCCGGCGGGGGCACACGGCCCCGGCCCGGTGCGCGCCGTGAGGCTCGCCGTGCACGGCGACCTCCAGCCCGTCGCCATCGTCCCGCCGGGTCACCTCTCGACGCGCGCCGCCCGGGGCGTGCTGCCCGACCAGGTGCCGCACGCCGACGCAGCGTGGCAGGCGGGCCGCGCCGCTCTGCTCGTCGAGGCGCTCGGTCGTCGACCCGACCTGCTCCTGGCCGCGACGGGCGACCGGCTGCACCAGGGGTACCGCCGCGAGGTCATGCCGGCCTCGCTCGCGCTCGTCGAGGCCCTGCGCGCCCGTGGCGTCGCGGCCGTCGTGTCGGGCGCCGGCCCGACCGTGCTCGTGCTGGCGCGCCGGCTTCCCGGTGGTGGCAGCGACGCGGACGAGGCGATCGCCGAGGCGTTCGGGGGCGTCATGGCCGGGTGGCGGGTGCTGCCGCTGCCGGTGGACACCGCGGGCGGGTCGGTCACGGCGATGCTCGACTGAGCCGTCCCCGTCGGGTGACGGGTGCCGGCGGGTGAACCCCCGCAAGGCACCATGAGGGCGGATGCCGCAATGCTAGGCTGGGCCGCGTTCCCCGGACCTCGTCCTCCGGCCCCCTGCGGATCCGACTGTGATCCGCCGGTGGACCCCATCACGGTCCCCGGCTCCCCGACCACCTCCTGGATCCTGCCGGACGGTCACCCGAGTCGACGACGAGGGGAACACCCCGCCAGCGCTTGCAGACGTCGTCGTACGCGACGCGCGTGGCACCACTCCGCCTGGTCATGCCGAGCGGCCGCAGGCCCCCGCCCGGGCGGACCGGGTGGGCCCCGACGAGGGGGAAGGATCCTTCGTGACAGACACCATCGACGCCGCCACGGCAACCACGGGCGGCTCGGGCTCGGGCAGCATCTCCGCGATGCGACTCCCCGAGCTGCAGGCGCTCGCCTCGCAGCTCGGCGTCAAGGGCACGAGCAAGATGCGCAAGGGCGACCTGGTGCAGGCGATCTCCGACGCGCGCTCCGGTGAGCGCCCGCAGGCGCTCGAGGCGCGCGCGACCACGCGTCGTGCGCAGGCCGTCGTGGAGGAGCACCCCGCGACGACCGCGCCCGTCGAGGACGCCCCCACGGAGCGTCCGGCGCGCAGCCGGCAGCGTACGGGCGGCCGCGAGGCGCTCGCGGGTCTCGAGGCCGCGCTGGACGCGCGCCTCGCACCCCCCGAGCAGCGCGACGACCGCGCCGCGCGTGCCGCGGAGGCCGTCGGCACCGTCACGGGGGAGCGTCGCTCCCGCCGTGCAGGCCGTGGTGCCGGCGCGCCCGCGGCGCCCGAGGTCGCGCAGCCGGTCGACGAGCCCGGCGAGCGGCAGGACGACGACCGTCAGCGGGGCGCACGCCAGGGCGACCGCCAGCAGGGCGACCGCCAGCAGGGCGACCGCCAGCAGGGCGACCGCCAGCAGGGCGACCGCCAGCAGGCGGAGCGCCAGGGCGGCGAGCGCCCGCAGGGCGAGAACCGGCCGGCCGGCCAGGCGGGTCCTGCGGCGCAGGGCGCCAACGACCGGCTGGACGACGACGAGCGGGGCGGCCGTCGCCGCCGCTCGCGCGACCGCTTCCGCGACCGGGACCGTGACCGCAAGCGCGGGCGCACCCGCACCGGGCAGGGCGACCTCGCGGGCCTCGACGAGGTCGAGGTGACCGAGGACGACATCCTGCTCCCCGTCGCCGGCATCCTCGACGTGCTCGACTCGTACGCCTTCGTGCGGACCACGGGGTACCTGCCGGGACCGAACGACGTCTACGTGTCGCTCAACCAGGTCAAGAAGAACGGCCTGCGTCGCGGTGACGCGATCACCGGCGCCGTCCGCCAGCCCCGTGAGGGCGAGCAGACGCCCGCCGCGGGCAACCGCCCCAACAAGTTCAACGCGCTGGTCCGGCTCGACACCGTCAACGGGTTGCCGCCGGACGAGGCGCGCGAGCGTCCCGACTTCGCCAAGCTGACGCCGCTGTACCCGCAGGACCGGTTGCGCCTCGAGACCGAGCCCGGTCGCCTCACGCCGCGCGTGATCGACATCGTCGCGCCCATCGGCAAGGGCCAGCGCGGCCTCATCGTCGCGCCGCCCAAGGCGGGCAAGACGATCATCATGCAGCAGATCGCCAACGCGATCACGACGAACAACCCTGAGGTCCACCTCATGGTCGTGCTCGTCGACGAGCGGCCCGAAGAGGTCACGGACATGGAGCGGACCGTGAAGGGCGAGGTCATCGCCTCGACCTTCGACCGCCCCGCGTCCGACCACACGATCGTCGCGGAGCTCGCGATCGAGCGGGCCAAGCGCCTGGTCGAGCTCGGTCAGGACGTCGTCGTGCTGCTCGACTCGCTCACCCGGCTGTCGCGGGCCTACAACCTCGCGGCGCCGGCCTCGGGCCGGATCCTGTCCGGTGGTGTGGACGCCTCGGCGCTCTACCCGCCCAAGCGCTTCTTCGGCGCCGCGCGCAACATCGAGAACGGCGGCTCCCTGACGATCCTCGCCTCGGCCCTGGTCGAGACGGGATCGAAGATGGACGAGGTCATCTTCGAGGAGTTCAAGGGCACCGGGAACATGGAGCTGCGCCTGTCGCGCTCGCTCGCGGACAAGCGCATCTTCCCGGCGGTGGACGTCAACGCGTCCGGCACCCGCCGCGAGGAGGTCCTCATGAGCAACGACGAGCTGAAGATCGTCTACAAGCTGCGTCGCGTGCTCGGCGGCCTCGACCAGCAGCAGGCCATCGAGCTGCTGCTGGGCAAGCTGCGCGAGACCAAGTCGAACGTGGAGTTCCTGCTGCAGGTGCAGAAGACGACGCCGGGGCACAACGCTCCCGGCCTCGAGGACGGCGTCGGCAAGGTCGTCTGACCCGACCGGACGCCTCGACGGCCCCGTACCCGTCTGGCGGGGACGGGGCCGTCGGCGTTCGGTGCTGTCGGCGCGTCAGCGGGCCCACCGGCACCTGATGCCCTCGTCGAGGGCGTCCGGGCTCCTTGCCCGGGGGTCGTCGGCCTCCCTACGATCGCAGGCACCCCCACGCCCGTCCGCGGCGCCACCCCCGACGGTCGCCGCTCCGGCCCGCCGGCGACCGTCGGCACGGCGAGAGGACTGCCATGACGACGACGGCGACACCTGGTCACGACGCGGCGGGGGAGCGGGACTCCGCTGCACCCGTCCGCACGCGCGCGGCGGTCCTGACGAGCCCTCGCGGGGCGTTCGAGGTCCGGGAGGTCGACCTCGCCGCGCCGCGCGACGACGAGGTCCTCGTGCGCGTCGTCGCCACGGGGGTCTGCCACACCGACGTCGGGGTGTGGGCCGGCGGCGTCCCGTTCCCGCTCCCCGGGGTGCTCGGGCACGAGGGGGCGGGCGTCGTGGAGAGGGTGGGGAGCCGCGTGACCGACGTGCGGCCGGGCGACCAGGTCCTCGTCAGCTTCTCGTCGTGCGGGGACTGCGCCGCGTGCCTGGACGACCACCCGGCCTACTGCGCGACGTGGCTCACGCGCAACCTGCTGGGGGGCGCGCGTCCCGACGGGACGAGCCCGCTGCGCGCCGACGGGGCGCCGCTCGGTGCCCACTTCTTCGGGCAGTCGTCGTTCGCGGGGCACGTCGTCGTGGCGGCGCGGCAGGTCGTGGTCGTCGGCCCGGGCGTGGACCTGACGCTGCTGGCTCCGCTCGGCTGCGGCGTGATGACCGGCTTCGGGTCGGTGTGGAACGTGCTCGACCCGCAGCCGGGCGCGCGGCTGGCGGTCCTGGGCACCGGTGCGGTCGGGCTGTCGGCCGTCGTCGCGGCGGCGGTGCGGGAGCCGGAGGTGCTCGTCGCGGTCGACCTGGTGCCCGCCCGCCTCGAGCTGGCCCTCGAGCTCGGGGCGACGCATGCGCTGCCCGGCGGCGTGGACGACCTCCGTGAGCGGCTCGCCGAGATCACCGGGGGGCGCGGCCTGACCGGGGCGTTCGACACCACGGGTGACCCGAAGGTCGCGCGGACGGCGCTCGACGCGCTGGCGCTGCGCGGCGAGCTGGTGGTGTGCGGCGCTCCGCCGCCCGGCACGGAGATCCCCGTCGACATCCAGCCCCTGCTGGGGGGCAAGGTGCTCCGGGGCGTGACCATGGGCGACGCCGACCCCCGCCGCCTGCTGCCGCAGATCGTCGCGCTCGTCGAGGACGGCACGCTGCCCCTCGACCGGCTCGTGCGTCGCTACGCGCTGACGGACCTCGACCGGGCGTTCGACGACATGCTCCACGGTCGCACCGTCAAGCCGGTCGTCCTGCCCTGACCGGTCGTCCTGCGCCCGCAGGAGGAGGACGGACCCTGCCCGCCGTCGCCCCGAGCCTCTATGCTCCGACCGGACATCTCGGGCGAAGGGGACGCACGGCCATGTGCTCAGCACGGCATCACCGCCCTCCGGAGGCGACGACATGAGCGCGACCGAGGTCGACCGCGCCTTTCAGGTGGACCTGCGCGGCGTCGTCGACCTGCTGGCCCGGCACCTCTACTCCGGCCCGCACCTCTACCTGCGCGAGCTGCTGCAGAACGCCGTCGACGCGATCACCGCGCGGCGTGCCGTGGACCCGGGAGCGCCCGCCACGGTGCGTGTGCGCCCGCTCGAGGACGGCGGGCTCGAGGTCGTCGACACCGGCATCGGGCTCACCGTGGACGAGGCGTGCGACCTGCTGGCGACGATCGGGCGCTCGTCGAAGCGCGACGAGCACCTCGGCTCCGGCCGCCCGGAGTTCCTCGGCCAGTTCGGCATCGGTCTGCTGGCGGCCTTCATGGTGGCCGAGGAGATCGACGTCGTCTCCCGGTCGGCGGTCGACCCGCAGGCACCGGCGGTCCGCTGGCGCGGCTTCGACGACGGGCGGTTCTCCGTCGCGCCGTGCCACGACGACGTCGCACCGGGGACGACCGTGCGGCTGCGCCCCCGCGCGGACGCGGACCACTGGTTCACGGAGGGCTCGGTGGTGGCGCTCGCCGAGGAGTACGGGGGTCTGCTGCCCGTCGACGTCGCCGTCGAGGTGGTGCTCGAGCCGCCGGGGCCGCGACCGCCCGACGGCACGGCCGCCGCCCGCCCGACGGCATGGCGGCGCACGAGCGCGCGGCACCTGCCGTGGCGCACGTCCGGCGACGAGGCGTCCCGCACCCGGGCGCTCGCCGACTACTGCGAACGCGTCTTCGGGCTGCGTCCCCTCGCGCACATCGACCTGCAGGTACCGCTCGCCGGGGTCGAGGGCGTCGCCTTCGTCATGCCGGTGCCGGTCGCGCAGGGCACCTCCGTCCGGCACCGCGTCTACCTCAAGCGGATGCTGCTGGGGTCGCGCGTCGACGGGCTGCTGCCCGACTGGGCGGTCTTCGTGCGGTGCGTCGTCGACGCCCGCGCGCTGCGGCCCACGGCCTCGCGTGAGGCGCTCTACGAGAACGAGGTCCTCATGGCCACCCGCGAGGCGCTCGGTGCGGCGGTCCGGGAGTGGACGCTGCAGACCCTGCGGTCCTGGTCGCCGCTGACCGACGCCTTCGTCGCCGCCCACGACCTCGCGCTGCGCGCCCTGGCCACCAGCGACCAGGAGATGCTCGAGCTGGTCGCGCACGTGCTGCCGTACGAGACGACGGACGGCACGAGCACGCTCGAGGAGGTGCGTGCCACGCACGGCCGCGTGCTGTACGCGCCCACGCTCCAGGAGTACCGCCGGGTCGCCGCAGTGGCGCGTGCGGAGGGGCTCGCCGTCGTCAACGCGGGGTACGTCTACGACGCGGACGTCCTGGCGCGGCTGGCGGCGCGACCGGGGTGGGACGTGCAGGTGCTCGGTCGTGACGACGTGCAGGGTGTGCTGTCGCCGCCGCCGCCCGAGCTGCTGGTGTGGTGGTCGGGCGTCGAGCAGGACGCCGAACGCGTGCTCGCGCCCCTGGAGTGCGCGCCGCTGCTGCGGACGTTCGGGCCCACCTCCCTGCCGGCGCTGCTCCTCGACGGCGCCGATGCGCGGTTCGAGCGGTTGCGACGCCGGCTCGTGGAGGAGCGACAGGACGTCTGGGCCGAGGTCCTCGAGAGTCTCGACGACGTGGCGCCGCCCGCCGAGCGGATGCTGGTCCTCAACGGTGACAACGCCGTCGTGCTGGCGCTCGCCGACGTGCCACGGGGACCGGTGCGGGACGCCGGGCTGCGTGCCCTCTACGTGCAGGCGACGCTCCAGGCGGGGGAGCCGCTGCGTGCGCGGGACGCGGAGGTCATGACGGCGTCGCTCGAGGTGCTGCTCCGCGCGGGTCTCGCACCAGGGTCCCGGCCGCAGGACGGCCTGCCGTGACGGACCGGGTGGCGCAGGCACTGGCCGAGATCGCGGCGCTGCGCCGACAGCGGCACGGCGTCGCGCAGACCGCCGCGCTCGAGGAGGTCGTCGCCCGGCTCGAGGCGGAGGGCCCGGCCGAGGCTCTCGCGTCCGCGTACGCCGGCGTGGTCGAGTCGTTCGCCCTGCGCGATCCGTTCGAGCTTGCGTTCGTGCAGTTCACGCGGGCTGTGCGGTGGGCGGACGCCCACCCGGAGCACCTGCGTGACGAGGACCGGCGCGAGCTGCTCTGGATGCACAAGTGGATGGCCG
This window harbors:
- the thrB gene encoding homoserine kinase encodes the protein MRLHAAHVRVRVPATSANLGPGFDALGLALGLHDELEVRALGTADVRVEVQGEGAGAVPDDETHLVVRALRVALDHVGAPQTGLHLVCHNRVPHGRGLGSSAAAVVAGILAARGLVAEPEALDDDVALALATQLEGHPDNAAPALLGGLTVAWTEDPGAAPAAPAGAHGPGPVRAVRLAVHGDLQPVAIVPPGHLSTRAARGVLPDQVPHADAAWQAGRAALLVEALGRRPDLLLAATGDRLHQGYRREVMPASLALVEALRARGVAAVVSGAGPTVLVLARRLPGGGSDADEAIAEAFGGVMAGWRVLPLPVDTAGGSVTAMLD
- the rho gene encoding transcription termination factor Rho, translated to MTDTIDAATATTGGSGSGSISAMRLPELQALASQLGVKGTSKMRKGDLVQAISDARSGERPQALEARATTRRAQAVVEEHPATTAPVEDAPTERPARSRQRTGGREALAGLEAALDARLAPPEQRDDRAARAAEAVGTVTGERRSRRAGRGAGAPAAPEVAQPVDEPGERQDDDRQRGARQGDRQQGDRQQGDRQQGDRQQGDRQQAERQGGERPQGENRPAGQAGPAAQGANDRLDDDERGGRRRRSRDRFRDRDRDRKRGRTRTGQGDLAGLDEVEVTEDDILLPVAGILDVLDSYAFVRTTGYLPGPNDVYVSLNQVKKNGLRRGDAITGAVRQPREGEQTPAAGNRPNKFNALVRLDTVNGLPPDEARERPDFAKLTPLYPQDRLRLETEPGRLTPRVIDIVAPIGKGQRGLIVAPPKAGKTIIMQQIANAITTNNPEVHLMVVLVDERPEEVTDMERTVKGEVIASTFDRPASDHTIVAELAIERAKRLVELGQDVVVLLDSLTRLSRAYNLAAPASGRILSGGVDASALYPPKRFFGAARNIENGGSLTILASALVETGSKMDEVIFEEFKGTGNMELRLSRSLADKRIFPAVDVNASGTRREEVLMSNDELKIVYKLRRVLGGLDQQQAIELLLGKLRETKSNVEFLLQVQKTTPGHNAPGLEDGVGKVV
- a CDS encoding NAD(P)-dependent alcohol dehydrogenase, coding for MTTTATPGHDAAGERDSAAPVRTRAAVLTSPRGAFEVREVDLAAPRDDEVLVRVVATGVCHTDVGVWAGGVPFPLPGVLGHEGAGVVERVGSRVTDVRPGDQVLVSFSSCGDCAACLDDHPAYCATWLTRNLLGGARPDGTSPLRADGAPLGAHFFGQSSFAGHVVVAARQVVVVGPGVDLTLLAPLGCGVMTGFGSVWNVLDPQPGARLAVLGTGAVGLSAVVAAAVREPEVLVAVDLVPARLELALELGATHALPGGVDDLRERLAEITGGRGLTGAFDTTGDPKVARTALDALALRGELVVCGAPPPGTEIPVDIQPLLGGKVLRGVTMGDADPRRLLPQIVALVEDGTLPLDRLVRRYALTDLDRAFDDMLHGRTVKPVVLP
- a CDS encoding HSP90 family protein, which gives rise to MSATEVDRAFQVDLRGVVDLLARHLYSGPHLYLRELLQNAVDAITARRAVDPGAPATVRVRPLEDGGLEVVDTGIGLTVDEACDLLATIGRSSKRDEHLGSGRPEFLGQFGIGLLAAFMVAEEIDVVSRSAVDPQAPAVRWRGFDDGRFSVAPCHDDVAPGTTVRLRPRADADHWFTEGSVVALAEEYGGLLPVDVAVEVVLEPPGPRPPDGTAAARPTAWRRTSARHLPWRTSGDEASRTRALADYCERVFGLRPLAHIDLQVPLAGVEGVAFVMPVPVAQGTSVRHRVYLKRMLLGSRVDGLLPDWAVFVRCVVDARALRPTASREALYENEVLMATREALGAAVREWTLQTLRSWSPLTDAFVAAHDLALRALATSDQEMLELVAHVLPYETTDGTSTLEEVRATHGRVLYAPTLQEYRRVAAVARAEGLAVVNAGYVYDADVLARLAARPGWDVQVLGRDDVQGVLSPPPPELLVWWSGVEQDAERVLAPLECAPLLRTFGPTSLPALLLDGADARFERLRRRLVEERQDVWAEVLESLDDVAPPAERMLVLNGDNAVVLALADVPRGPVRDAGLRALYVQATLQAGEPLRARDAEVMTASLEVLLRAGLAPGSRPQDGLP